A window of Cucurbita pepo subsp. pepo cultivar mu-cu-16 chromosome LG06, ASM280686v2, whole genome shotgun sequence contains these coding sequences:
- the LOC111797619 gene encoding transcription factor VIP1-like, with protein MLMDPNFSSAKPPLAAAAMDIEQMPENPYRGSHHRRSHSDTSFRFPNLDELLFFDPSELDLSMLSSPSSPPSCGAAMVVDSSDSKFSDDAVRPKPEPIVSGSFGGHLRSLSVDSDFLQNLDLGGDSGEIDSLATKTPVSEHRPVRHRHSLSMDGSSSSLEANSSLALDGVKKAMDPERLAELALIDPKRAKRILANRQSAARSKERKMRYANELERKVQTLQSEATTLSAQVTILQRDTSGLTVENKELKLRLQAMEQQAQLRDALSEALKEEVQRLRIAASQVASVNGNPFNRPPQYPSTRPPLHHFSSSHAQQPGQQQQPPSILAINQQQSDPKWTNSSQLHSHSPDGQAKP; from the exons ATGCTGATGGACCCTAATTTCTCGTCGGCGAAGCCACCgttggcggcggcggcgatggACATCGAACAGATGCCGGAGAATCCTTACCGTGGTTCTCACCACCGCCGCTCTCACTCCGACACTTCCTTTCGCTTCCCGAACCTCGACGAACTTCTCTTCTTTGACCCTTCAGAGCTCGACCTCTCGATGCTGTCTTccccttcttctcctccttcttGTGGTGCTGCGATGGTTGTCGATTCGTCTGATTCCAAGTTTTCCGATGATGCCGTTCGCCCTAAGCCGGAGCCGATTGTCTCCGGATCGTTCGGTGGTCACTTGCGGAGCTTGTCCGTGGACTCTGACTTCTTGCAGAATCTGGACCTTGGCGGTGATAGTGGGGAGATCGATTCTTTGGCGACTAAAACTCCAGTGAGTGAACATCGGCCAGTTCGTCATCGACATAGCCTGTCCATGGATGGTTCTTCGTCGTCGTTGGAGGCGAATTCAAGCCTAGCGCTTGATGGAGTGAAGAAGGCGATGGACCCGGAGAGACTTGCGGAGCTAGCCCTAATTGACCCGAAAAGGGCTAAAAG GATTCTTGCGAACAGACAATCTGCAGCTCGAtcgaaagagaggaagatgcGGTACGCGAATGAGCTGGAGAGAAAGGTTCAGACACTGCAGTCTGAAGCTACCACTCTGTCTGCGCAGGTGACGATTCTTCAG AGAGATACTTCTGGATTAACCGTGGAAAATAAGGAACTCAAACTTCGGTTACAGGCTATGGAGCAACAAGCACAGCTTCGAGATG CTTTGAGTGAAGCTTTGAAGGAAGAAGTTCAACGGCTTAGAATAGCTGCAAGCCAGGTCGCATCAGTCAATGGAAATCCTTTCAACCGACCTCCGCAATATCCATCGACCCGTCCACCTCTACACCATTTTAGTAGCTCGCACGCCCAGCAACCGGGTCAACAGCAGCAGCCACCGTCCATCCTGGCCATAAACCAGCAGCAATCAGATCCGAAATGGACAAACTCATCTCAGCTTCACAGTCATAGTCCGGATGGCCAAGCAAAACCTTAG
- the LOC111797101 gene encoding factor of DNA methylation 1-like, whose protein sequence is MDNSSEEESDFSESEINDYVDKPYEQLRTGRLVVKTANGILRCPFCMGKKKQDYKYKDLLQHASGVSKGSKNRNAKQKANHLALAKFLQNELASEADQAPRPTAPTPISQDSEKELYVWPWMGVIVNILVGEDRKSVCDSGYWMKKFAKYRPLNVYIFWNDNEPRAQAIVEFNNDWNGFVNATDFEKLFETNNHSKKNWKAETNLSLDIFGWCARADDYNSNEPIGEFLRQRGKLRTVSDIVNEATQSRNTVVENLTHEIDLTNENLDELQYKYNEKTMSLSRMLEEKDQLHHAFVEETRKTQRLARDNVRRILEEQEKLHQELETKKKKLDSWSKQLNKREALTGIERQKLDEEKKKNDMRNNSLQLASLEQRRADENVLRLVEEQKREKEEALSKILQLEKQLDAKQKLEMEIQELKGKLQVMKHLEDQDDVGVQQKMKEMDDDLNQKVEDLNDLHELYRTLVAKERESNDELQDARKELISGLQDQSSNARVNIGIKRMGDIDIKPFQNTCKQKFSPDEAMIQASTLCSLWQDNLTDPNWHPFKVVTIDGDSQENIDEDDEKLKGLKQEWGDEIYNAVVVALKEMNEYNPSGRYSVPELWNFKEGRKATLKEVISYIVKSIKSLKRKRT, encoded by the exons ATGGACAACAGCAGTGAAGAAGAGTCGGATTTTAGTGAATCAGAGATCAATGACTACGTGGATAAACCATATGAGCAGTTGAGGACTGGGAGGCTTGTTGTAAAAACAGCAAATGGAATTCTTCGATGCCCGTTCTGTATGGGCAAGAAGAAACAAGACTACAAATATAAGGATTTACTCCAGCATGCTTCTGGAGTGAGTAAAGGTTCTAAAAACAGGAATGCTAAACAGAAGGCGAACCATCTTGCTTTAGCAAAATTTCTGCAGAATGAGCTAGCTTCTGAAGCAGACCAAGCACCGCGTCCAACTGCACCGACTCCTATCAGTCAGGATTCTGAAAAAGAGCTTTATGTATGGCCTTGGATGGGTGTCATAGTCAATATATTGGTAGGGGAGGACCGAAAGTCGGTCTGTGATTCAGGATATTGGATGAAAAAGTTTGCTAAATATAGACCCTtgaatgtttatattttttggaaTGATAATGAACCAAGAGCTCAGGCAATAGTTGAATTCAACAATGATTGGAATGGTTTTGTAAATGCAACGGACTTCGAAAAATTGTTTGAGACCAACAATCATAGTAAAAAGAATTGGAAAGCCGAAACAAATTTGAGCTTGGATATTTTTGGTTGGTGTGCACGGGCTGATgattataattcaaatgagCCAATAGGAGAGTTTCTTCGACAAAGAGGGAAATTGAGGACTGTCTCAGACATTGTGAATGAAGCAACTCAAAGTAGAAATACTGTTGTGGAGAATCTGACCCATGAAATTGATTTGACTAATGAAAATTTGGATGAACTGCAATACAAGTACAATGAGAAGACAATGTCTTTAAGTAGGATGCTTGAAGAGAAAGACCAGCTTCACCATGCTTTTGTTGAag AAACTAGAAAGACACAAAGACTTGCACGTGACAATGTTAGAAGAATAttagaagaacaagaaaaactGCACCAAGAATTGGAgacgaagaaaaagaaacttgaTTCCTGGAGTAAGCAATTGAACAAACGTGAAGCATTGACTGGAATCGAGAGACAAAAGCTtgatgaagagaagaaaaag AATGATATGAGGAACAATTCGCTCCAATTAGCTTCTTTGGAGCAGAGAAGGGCTGATGAAAATGTTTTACGCCTTGTTGAAGAGCAGAAG agagaaaaagaagaggctTTAAGCAAGATTCTTCAGTTAGAAAAGCAGCTGGATGCCAAGCAGAAGCTGGAAATGGAAATTCAAGAATTGAAAGGGAAACTACAGGTTATGAAGCATCTTGAGGATCAAGATGATGTAGGAGTGCAACAGAAGATGAAAGAAATGGATGATGATTTGAATCAAAAGGTTGAAGATTTGAATGATTTGCATGAGTTGTATCGAACTCTAGTTGCTAAGGAGCGTGAAAGCAATGATGAGTTACAAGACGCCCGTAAAGAATTAATAAGT GGATTGCAAGATCAATCGTCAAATGCCCGTGTTAATATTGGAATAAAGAGAATGGGGGATATTGATATTAAACCGTTCCAGAATACTTGCAAACAGAAATTTTCTCCGGATGAGGCAATGATCCAAGCCTCCACTTTATGCTCCTTGTGGCAGGATAATTTGACCGATCCAAATTGGCATCCATTTAAAGTTGTTACTATCGACGGGGATTCCCAG GAAAATATTGACGAGGATGATGAGAAACTGAAAGGTCTCAAGCAGGAATGGGGTGATGAGATATACAATGCCGTTGTTGTTGCCCttaaagaaatgaatgaatataATCCAAGTGGTCGTTATTCTGTACCTGAATTATGGAACTTTAAGGAAGGGAGGAAAGCTACTTTGAAGGAGGTCATCAGCTATATTGTTAAGAGTATCAAGTCACTTAAGCGAAAGAGAACATGA
- the LOC111797277 gene encoding SKP1-interacting partner 15-like has product MEPPPIYRLPDDTFHQIFFSLPLRQIMICRCVCKLFDQIISSSFFIDLISTRPPLRLVALRPPHHHHSHQRLAAAAVNPCLHVYDPDQGQWLRFSLDFLPFRFPHPVASSLGLVYLWGDLPDSPESNKSLVVCNPLTRQFRVLPQLGSAWSRHGSVLVDSANRVMVLTELAALYFSGSNQWSKFSSNLPSKPRSPVLVSNSVYALCDVGSPWRSQWKLFACTITDLKSSQNWGRLERHEWGDVFDILKRPRLVRGTGNQILMVGGLKSSFSLTASCSTILILRLDLDTLEWDEAGRMPVQMFQCFQGSSKFKVFGGGDRICFSAKRMGMMALWDRCSGKAEWRWICGVPGYNDGLYRGFVFEARFTAIQP; this is encoded by the coding sequence ATGGAACCACCTCCAATCTACCGCCTTCCGGATGACACCTTCCATCAGATCTTCTTCTCCCTCCCTCTTCGTCAGATTATGATCTGCCGCTGCGTCTGCAAGCTGTTCGACCAAATTATCTCTTCCTCCTTCTTCATTGACCTCATTTCCACCCGTCCCCCTCTCCGCCTCGTCGCCCTCCGCCCCCCGCACCACCACCACAGTCATCAGCGcctcgccgccgccgccgtcaaTCCCTGTCTCCACGTCTATGACCCTGATCAAGGTCAGTGGCTTCGCTTCTCCCTCGATTTTTTACCCTTCCGATTCCCTCACCCTGTTGCCTCCTCTCTCGGCCTTGTTTATCTCTGGGGCGACTTGCCCGACTCGCCGGAGTCAAATAAGTCGCTCGTGGTTTGTAACCCTTTGACTCGCCAGTTCCGAGTCTTACCCCAGCTCGGCTCGGCCTGGTCTCGACATGGGTCGGTTTTGGTTGATTCTGCTAACAGAGTTATGGTATTGACTGAGCTTGCTGCTCTTTACTTCTCTGGGTCGAATCAGTGGAGtaaattttcttctaatttgCCTTCGAAACCTCGAAGCCCTGTGTTGGTTTCTAATTCGGTCTATGCTCTTTGTGATGTGGGTTCTCCATGGAGAAGCCAGTGGAAATTGTTCGCTTGTACTATCACCGATCTAAAGAGCTCCCAGAATTGGGGTCGGCTCGAGAGGCATGAATGGGGGGATGTTTTTGACATTCTGAAACGGCCCCGTTTGGTGCGAGGGACGGGTAACCAAATCTTGATGGTGGGTGGgcttaaatcttcattttcattgaCTGCTTCGTGCTCGACGATATTGATTTTGAGGTTGGATTTGGATACATTGGAATGGGATGAGGCGGGTCGTATGCCTGTCCAGATGTTTCAGTGCTTTCAAGGGTCGAGTAAGTTTAAGGTATTTGGTGGTGGTGATCGGATTTGCTTTTCTGCTAAGAGGATGGGAATGATGGCATTGTGGGATCGTTGTTCTGGGAAAGCAGAGTGGCGGTGGATATGTGGGGTGCCTGGATATAACGATGGCCTTTACCGAGGATTCGTGTTCGAGGCGAGGTTCACAGCCATACAGCCTTAA